In Poecilia reticulata strain Guanapo linkage group LG17, Guppy_female_1.0+MT, whole genome shotgun sequence, the following proteins share a genomic window:
- the LOC103479673 gene encoding RING finger protein 11-like, which yields MGNCLKSPTSDDISLLHESQSDRASFGDGTDPDLEPPPPYQEQAHMPMYHPTPSQARLATQLTEEEQIRIAQRIGLIQHLPKGVYDGGPDGSEKKIRECVICMLDFVYGDPIRFLPCMHIYHMDCIDDWLMRSFTCPSCMEPVDAALLSTYGPTDFSPDA from the exons ATGGGCAACTGTCTGAAGTCCCCAACATCCGACGACATCTCTCTGCTCCATGAGTCCCAGTCAGACAGGGCGAGTTTCGGCGACGGGACAGATCCCGATCTGGAGCCGCCTCCTCCGTACCAG GAGCAGGCTCACATGCCCATGTACCACCCAACACCCAGTCAGGCCCGTCTGGCCACCCAGCTGACGGAGGAGGAGCAGATCCGCATAGCTCAGCGCATCGGCCTCATCCAGCACCTCCCAAAGGGCGTTTATGATGGAGGACCAGACGGTTCAGAGAAGAAGATCAGAGA GTGTGTGATCTGTATGCTGGACTTTGTTTATGGAGACCCCATTCGGTTTTTGCCATGTATGCACATCTATCACATGGATTGTATAGACGACTGGCTGATGAGATCCTTCACCTGCCCCTCCTGCATGGAGCCTGTGGATGCCGCCCTGCTCTCCACCTACGGACCAACCGACTTCTCCCCCGATGCTTAG